Proteins encoded in a region of the Mercenaria mercenaria strain notata chromosome 1, MADL_Memer_1, whole genome shotgun sequence genome:
- the LOC123527465 gene encoding uncharacterized protein LOC123527465, whose product MATTGTVKPTEEKTHCFRLLTLVVDGGTHVLRHQFHQAIPPEDLYNTLCDPQVRRKLNDLNRKNQITRDQFNLLYPQIGQPISAKFDISLLFCLLRYICGLNEQSQSWQGIPPSSDTSLESDIQRMRLIRNEMCHMTSLSLTEQNFSRKWNETEQVILRLGHGIPTLKQDIQKLKDCSIDPEKEKYYQEKLKGWEETDTMKSKLADIESNVKDFGKKLEQLEITNVSSQELESRQSKLEQVVLGDRAKIDEKHKRVSERLSETELKAKQIEETVAQLSGKAGDGLLKISPELESLCSTTRLYLEDADRDEIYVETSVHLRAKETLETTNCLILTGLPGEGKTTMATKLISEVTDVDSVLKLREPSDWKLVDLSSNRFNTIFIDDIFGAGSFDEKLHRGWSTYLPEIEKAVKKNQLKVIITTRHYIFEEAREKMRRMHLFKDKNVISLDSAKLTVPERTQMLENHLKHADKEFASAFIEECNTTYEYSFSNNSYNYLPRNLPDTSTYIWGGKRIGFPEIVDIFVNSEQLYKQGASFFEKPVAFFRTCMEDLFLDEEKYLALILLWSRPLKELKVEELCPSPIQSDIETTIQKFNFELKGPLLKVLRKSLQHHKGGYLRFNPRTGTYSFCHNIVKDMVGLVAGQEYPEAVLELADKEFIMQYVTTDKGKDDGFHLYIEEYMFEQLRQVICRTLLFNPSQRRSTDYLFGLHNQFHLKTIGLEFEDIHLNASSLAHDCFCNRSFIASFYKSKVGQDLLSKPVATLSREFSKRYGLRLPVKKCMVYLPTLALLFRNIELLEEFLKYNFDPKSGMSAQFLEMSLLIAVHAGIKSQTLMMLEYGAISNENVILVAASQSNVEILDILLVNRPVDYDTQSYIINSNSPLIAAAKHGIIPSVECLIKHKVNVNYRNRNNMSALDKAVIYRQYEVCRILLENGAEVNSSGVKYKRTPLHMAADVNGSDRHALVEIAKLLIRYGASLHMKDYRGHWPIHCAAIRCNNDVLKTLLEEDVSQASVRVTSYGKHSFIKGMDLFHIAVWKNNPDLIDILLQYNADPNMPDFYGRTPFYCAVYNGNLEISKKLLNVADIRQAEKTGFTPLHAAVRNGNSKLAKMICPAADINAKDKYGKTPLHIACETKNVKLFRILVTDYKADVRMLTNEGETIFRILKNPSTQTQKRKMMKNNVKGSLSAAMFEKCIQIVESVDVEFAHNWEVLSSSSLPYKTDSSG is encoded by the exons ATGGCGACAACAGGAACTGTAAAACCAACAGAAGAAAAAACACATTGCTTCAGACTTCTTACTTTAGTGGTAGACGGTGGCACACACGTTTTACGACACCAATTTCATCAGGCCATTCCACCTGAAGATTTATACAACACACTATGTGATCCTCAAGTTCGTAGAAAGTTGAATGATTTGAACAGGAAGAATCAAATTACACGCGATCAGTTTAATCTTCTATACCCGCAAATTGGCCAGCCCATTTCAGCAAAATTTGATATTAGCCTGTTATTCTGCCTATTGCGCTACATATGTGGTTTGAACGAACAGTCTCAATCATGGCAAGGCATTCCACCCTCATCTGATACGTCATTAGAATCCGACATTCAAAGAATGAGATTGATCAGAAATGAG ATGTGTCACATGACATCACTTTCGttaacagaacagaatttttCAAGGAAGTGGAACGAAACAGAGCAG GTGATTCTCCGGCTAGGGCATGGAATTCCTACGCTAAAACAAGATATTCAGAAGTTAAAGGATTGCAGCATTGATCCAGAGAAAGAAAAGTACTATCAGGAAAAGCTTAAAGGGTGGGAAGAGACTGACACCATGAAAAGCAAATTAGCTGATATTGAGAGCAATGTTAAAGACTTTGGAAAGAAACTCGAACAATTAGAAATTACGAATGTTAGCAGTCAGGAACTAGAATCACGACAAAGTAAGCTAGAACAAGTTGTTCTTGGTGACAGGGCGAAaattgatgaaaaacataaacGTGTTTCTGAACGTCTGAGTGAAACTGAATTGAAAGCTAAGCAGATAGAAGAAACAGTCGCTCAGCTGTCAG GGAAAGCTGGAGATGGTCTTCTTAAAATATCACCAGAATTGGAAAGCCTCTGTT CTACGACAAGACTGTATTTGGAAGATGCTGATCGTGATGAAATTTACGTCGAAACATCTGTCCATCTTAGGGCGAAAGAAACGTTGGAAACTACAAATTGTCTGATACTCACTGGACTACCTGGAGAAGGTAAAACTACCATGGCTACAAAACTGATCAGTGAGGTCACAGATGTGGATTCTGTCTTGAAGCTTAGAGAGCCTTCAGATTGGAAACTTGTAGATTTAAGTTCGAATCGTTTCAATACAATATTCATTGATGATATATTTGGAGCAGGTTCATTTGATGAAAAGTTACATAGAGGTTGGTCAACATACTTGCCGGAAATAGAGAAAGCTGTTAAAAAGAACCAACTTAAAGTAATTATAACAACCCGACATTATATTTTCGAGGAAGCAAGAGAGAAAATGCGCCGAATGCACCTGTTCAAAGATAAAAACGTGATAAGTCTTGATTCAGCTAAGTTGACAGTGCCAGAGAGAACTCAAATGCTAGAAAACCATCTAAAACATGCAGATAAGGAATTTGCGTCTGCTTTTATCGAAGAGTGCAATACGACATATGAATATTCGTTCTCAAATAACAGTTATAATTATTTGCCGAGAAACCTACCAGACACAAGTACATATATATGGGGCGGAAAACGGATAGGTTTTCCTGAAATTGTTGACATTTTCGTTAACTCAGAACAACTCTATAAACAAGGGGCATCTTTCTTTGAAAAGCCAGTAGCGTTCTTCAGAACATGCATGGAAGATCTTTTCCTCGATGAAGAGAAATACCTTGCATTAATTTTGCTTTGGTCAAGACCTCTCAAAGAATTAAAGGTTGAAGAACTTTGTCCATCCCCGATTCAGTCTGATATTGAAACAACTATACAAAAATTCAATTTCGAGTTAAAAGGACCTCTGCTCAAAGTTCTACGCAAATCATTACAACACCATAAAGGTGGATATCTGAGATTTAACCCCAGAACCGGTACATACTCATTCTGTCACAACATTGTGAAAGATATGGTTGGGCTTGTTGCGGGCCAAGAATATCCCGAAGCAGTTCTAGAGTTAGCGGATAAAGAATTTATCATGCAATATGTAACAACAGATAAAGGAAAGGATGACGGTTTTCATCTGTATATAGAAGAATACATGTTCGAACAATTGCGACAAGTTATATGCCGCACCCTACTCTTCAACCCCTCTCAAAGAAGATCAACGGATTATCTATTTGGACTGCACAACCAATTTCATCTGAAAACGATAGGTCTTGAATTCGAAGACATACATTTAAATGCATCAAGTCTTGCCCATGATTGTTTCTGCAACAGATCGTTCATCGCTTCGTTTTACAAGAGCAAAGTGGGACAGGATCTTTTGTCAAAACCAGTTGCTACACTATCTCGCGAGTTTAGTAAGCGATACGGGCTTCGTTTACCAGTCAAGAAATGTATGGTTTATCTCCCTACACTTGCGCTCTTATTTCGAAATATTGAACTATTGGAAGAATTTCTGAAGTACAATTTCGATCCGAAGTCTGGCATGTCTGCTCAGTTTTTGGAGATGTCTCTACTGATTGCCGTTCATGCTGGgataaaatctcaaactttaatgATGTTAGAATATGGGGCAATTTCGAATGAAAATGTCATATTGGTAGCTGCATCACAGTCAAATGTCGAAATACTAGATATCCTCTTAGTAAACCGGCCAGTAGACTACGACACACAGTCTTACATTATCAACAGCAACAGCCCTTTAATTGCAGCAGCAAAACACGGGATTATTCCATCAGTCGAATGCCTTATCAAGCATAAAGTAAACGTGAATTATCGTAACAGAAACAATATGTCAGCTTTGGATAAAGCTGTAATATACAGACAATATGAAGTATGTCGAATTTTACTGGAAAACGGGGCAGAAGTAAATAGTAGCGGAGTCAAATATAAAAGAACTCCTCTCCATATGGCTGCAGATGTAAATGGTTCGGACAGACATGCACTAGTAGAGATAGCCAAGCTGTTAATTAGATATGGTGCTTCGTTGCATATGAAGGATTACCGGGGTCATTGGCCAATTCATTGTGCCGCTATACGCTGCAACAACGACGTCTTGAAGACGCTGCTAGAAGAAGACGTTTCTCAAGCTTCTGTTAGAGTCACATCATATGGTAAGCACTCTTTTATAAAGGGTATGGACCTCTTTCATATCGCAGTATGGAAAAATAACCCGGACTTGATTGACATACTTCTGCAGTACAACGCTGATCCAAATATGCCAGATTTCTACGGGAGAACTCCTTTTTATTGCGCTGTTTACAATGGAAATTTGGAAATAAGTAAGAAACTGCTGAATGTGGCTGATATTCGACAAGCGGAAAAGACAGGCTTTACTCCTTTGCATGCTGCTGTACGCAATGGCAACTCAAAGTTGGCCAAAATGATTTGTCCGGCTGCAGATATCAACGCAAAAGACAAGTATGGCAAAACACCATTACATATCGCTTGTGAAACAAAGAATGTAAAGCTATTCAGAATACTTGTTACAGATTACAAAGCAGATGTTCGGATGCTGACAAACGAGGGCGAGACAATATTTAGAATTTTGAAGAACCCGTCAACACAAAcacaaaaaaggaaaatgatgAAGAACAACGTGAAAGGATCTTTATCCGCAGCGATGTTTGAAAAATGCATTCAGATAGTTGAAAGCGTTGATGTTGAATTTGCACATAACTGGGAAGTCTTATCATCAAGTTCGTTACCGTACAAGACTGACAGTTCCGGATGA